In the genome of Eggerthella sp. YY7918, one region contains:
- a CDS encoding molecular chaperone, protein MTETLPAELVENLADFCENRGRVYALLSRCYEKEIDAAFAAEFAQSAQLNSEVEGLANSFAALQADLANCDDAALEQLAVVFNRAFFGMGPRTAQKAFPYESVYTSSKGLMMQDAYVSVVHLYREAQFAKNPDFKEPEDHLAVELAFMARLCERTVEALRAGEAENAEAVLRDQRTFLQNHLLNWIERFSADLKAAAEEGFYVDMATFTEAYLKADEEALAEVVDEG, encoded by the coding sequence ATGACTGAGACACTTCCTGCCGAGCTGGTAGAGAATCTGGCGGATTTTTGCGAAAACCGAGGGCGGGTGTATGCGCTTTTGTCCCGGTGCTACGAAAAGGAAATCGATGCGGCATTTGCGGCCGAGTTTGCGCAAAGCGCCCAACTCAATTCCGAGGTCGAAGGCTTGGCAAACTCCTTTGCCGCGCTGCAGGCGGATCTTGCCAACTGCGACGACGCGGCGCTCGAGCAGCTCGCGGTCGTATTCAACCGTGCGTTTTTCGGCATGGGCCCGCGCACGGCACAGAAAGCATTTCCCTATGAGTCGGTGTATACCAGCTCCAAGGGCCTCATGATGCAGGACGCCTACGTTTCGGTGGTGCATCTGTATCGCGAAGCGCAGTTCGCCAAGAATCCCGACTTCAAAGAACCAGAGGATCATCTTGCTGTGGAGCTTGCCTTCATGGCGCGTCTGTGTGAGCGCACGGTGGAGGCGCTGCGTGCGGGCGAAGCCGAGAACGCCGAGGCCGTGCTGCGCGATCAGCGCACATTCTTGCAAAACCACCTGCTCAACTGGATCGAACGTTTCTCGGCCGATTTAAAGGCGGCAGCTGAAGAGGGATTCTATGTGGATATGGCAACGTTTACCGAGGCTTATCTGAAGGCCGATGAAGAAGCGCTTGCCGAGGTTGTGGACGAGGGTTAG
- a CDS encoding 4Fe-4S dicluster domain-containing protein produces MAEVITRRGFLAAGAVGAALVGTGGVGALTRQADAAYVRPPGATSNAELVAACNRCQKCLQACPYGIITPVPLAENIIAYGTPTVAFEHAFCDFCMKCVDACPTGALAYGGPRERDMGVAVVLKDACVAWDWAGCTVCKDECPVEGAITLDDHDRPVVHADYCDGCGKCEQVCPSASLRAYDASVADKGIIVVSRASEAAHAVGAVTSDELAAQRSVAVASDAVLAPHDKGTHPDGPGKTREAGVAHENA; encoded by the coding sequence GTGGCAGAGGTGATAACGCGCAGGGGCTTTTTAGCGGCAGGAGCCGTGGGCGCCGCGCTTGTGGGAACAGGTGGCGTTGGTGCGCTGACCAGGCAAGCCGATGCGGCGTATGTACGACCTCCCGGCGCGACATCGAACGCAGAGTTAGTGGCAGCCTGCAATCGGTGTCAGAAATGCTTGCAAGCCTGTCCCTATGGCATCATCACCCCCGTTCCCCTCGCAGAGAATATCATTGCATACGGCACCCCGACCGTTGCCTTCGAACATGCCTTTTGCGACTTCTGCATGAAGTGCGTCGACGCGTGTCCCACCGGAGCGCTGGCTTACGGCGGTCCGCGCGAACGCGACATGGGCGTTGCCGTGGTGCTCAAGGATGCGTGCGTGGCCTGGGACTGGGCGGGATGTACCGTGTGTAAGGACGAATGCCCTGTCGAAGGAGCTATCACGCTTGACGATCATGATCGTCCCGTGGTGCATGCCGACTATTGCGACGGTTGCGGCAAATGCGAGCAGGTGTGTCCCTCCGCATCGCTTCGTGCCTACGACGCAAGTGTAGCCGACAAGGGGATCATCGTCGTATCCCGCGCGAGTGAGGCGGCCCATGCGGTCGGCGCGGTGACAAGCGACGAGTTGGCGGCACAGCGTAGCGTCGCAGTTGCTTCGGATGCCGTTTTGGCTCCCCATGACAAAGGCACGCACCCCGACGGTCCGGGCAAAACGCGCGAGGCAGGAGTTGCTCATGAAAACGCGTAA
- a CDS encoding HD-GYP domain-containing protein — protein MSNGKRQTILIADDTAVNRSLLSDILSDDYNIVEARDGAEALDILRRKEGAISLVLLDIVMPNMDGFEVLTYLRSNKWSEDVPVIVISAETSPAYIRKGFELGVVDYVNRPFDPEVVLQRVRNTIALFAKQSLLKDLIAEQVQEREKTNTLMVDILSTVVEFRNGESGLHVARIRIITEILLEAMKQRFPEYRLTPSKIALISNAAALHDIGKIAIPEEILNKPGRLTDEEFEIMKTHAAIGDEMLEGLHFGKDEDLVTCAREICRWHHERWDGRGYPDGLAGDAIPVAAQVVALADVYDALVSERVYKRAFSHETAVAMIENGECGAFNPDLMRCFLEEADHLREMVTIRSDRSAELFDVGKLSREVLERSEPGLGDRTVLLLERERAKFSFAASFFDGVLFDYDIESDTVVFSGRGRKRFGYPEIVTNASNHAFLPNEDHAAQALLQKSEETSTRNPTFDVRVDLTLADGSKQPCDVSCLVVWAAEADGPHKLGVVGRIVTASASV, from the coding sequence ATGAGCAACGGCAAGCGACAAACCATTCTCATTGCCGACGATACCGCCGTTAATCGCTCGCTGCTGTCAGATATTCTGTCGGATGACTATAACATCGTCGAAGCTCGCGACGGTGCGGAAGCGCTCGATATACTGCGACGAAAAGAAGGGGCCATCTCTCTTGTTCTGCTCGACATTGTGATGCCGAACATGGATGGGTTTGAGGTGCTTACCTATCTGCGCAGCAACAAGTGGAGCGAAGACGTTCCCGTTATCGTCATTTCGGCCGAGACGTCACCAGCCTACATACGTAAAGGGTTCGAGCTGGGTGTGGTCGATTATGTCAATCGTCCGTTTGACCCTGAGGTGGTACTGCAGCGTGTGCGCAACACTATCGCGCTGTTTGCGAAGCAAAGCCTGCTCAAAGACCTGATTGCCGAACAAGTGCAGGAGCGCGAAAAAACCAACACGCTTATGGTGGACATCCTGAGCACGGTGGTGGAGTTCCGCAACGGCGAGTCGGGCTTGCATGTGGCGCGCATTCGCATCATTACCGAAATTTTGCTTGAAGCCATGAAGCAGCGCTTCCCCGAATATCGGCTTACGCCGTCGAAAATTGCGCTCATTTCGAATGCGGCAGCCCTGCATGACATCGGCAAAATTGCCATTCCCGAAGAGATTCTTAACAAGCCGGGGCGCTTGACCGATGAAGAATTCGAGATTATGAAAACTCACGCCGCCATTGGCGACGAGATGTTGGAAGGTCTGCACTTTGGCAAGGACGAAGACCTTGTCACCTGCGCACGTGAAATATGCCGGTGGCATCACGAACGTTGGGACGGACGGGGTTATCCTGACGGTTTGGCGGGCGATGCAATTCCCGTGGCTGCGCAGGTGGTGGCGCTAGCCGATGTGTACGATGCCCTTGTGAGCGAGCGCGTTTACAAGAGGGCGTTCTCGCACGAAACTGCGGTCGCCATGATTGAAAATGGCGAATGCGGTGCGTTTAACCCCGATCTTATGCGGTGCTTCTTGGAAGAGGCTGACCATCTCCGGGAAATGGTAACTATTCGCAGCGATCGATCGGCCGAGTTATTCGATGTGGGCAAGCTTTCCCGTGAGGTACTGGAGCGCAGCGAGCCGGGTTTGGGCGATCGCACTGTTCTGCTGTTGGAGCGGGAACGGGCGAAGTTCAGTTTTGCAGCTTCGTTTTTTGACGGCGTGCTGTTTGACTATGACATCGAGAGCGATACGGTGGTGTTTTCCGGGCGGGGTCGTAAACGGTTCGGATATCCCGAAATTGTAACGAATGCGTCGAACCATGCGTTTTTGCCGAACGAAGATCATGCTGCTCAAGCACTTCTACAAAAGAGTGAAGAGACCTCGACGCGCAATCCGACGTTTGACGTTCGTGTTGATCTGACGCTTGCCGATGGCAGCAAACAACCCTGTGATGTGTCGTGTTTGGTTGTATGGGCTGCAGAGGCCGATGGCCCGCATAAACTGGGTGTTGTGGGCCGCATTGTGACAGCGAGTGCGTCTGTATGA
- a CDS encoding ATP-binding protein, protein MRAKKLHGGVHPAIYAIIGIVAAVVLAGGYMLYQQSITQAVDGTTTSFMEQIADHDAQGIHNQMASKWDYLDSMAERIRLTREGELEDLSYQLGVEAQASTFDRIYAVADDGCLYDNTYLVTNLDDMEWADAYYEAQDRFVLRYQLEEREKWGEYLVYGVKLAQPVTFGNERIESLVGLVPVADIEENMRFESFDGQGLAIVIQNTGDIVTASRYYGGPDGRDYFAELENATFLEGSFEECRDAIAQGENAYAEYRADGVRYYATMVPIQDSTWYLVVKVNASVTADQVSSLMARSLLFFGLLALLLAGILFAIFRAVRDARVARESEKAKSTFLANMSHEIRTPLNGIVGLHYLMRQNLDDPTKLSEYLNQANVSSEYLKSVITDVLDMSKIESGQMELYAQPFDLEAMLSDIETLIDLQAKEYKLNFSIEREEITASYVEGDEMRIKQIIVNLLGNALKFTPEGGRVTLGVNQKVINGTAVTTFVVSDTGCGMSPDFLERIWEPFEQERRVASQNGTGLGTALSKVLVDKMEGTIEVESEQDKGTTFTVVLPLPVSHTEIASAAASSEGEETLVGKRVLVAEDNGVNRMIIVDILEDEGCIVTAASDGAEAVEAFAASEEGTFDVVLMDLQMPHMDGYQAAATIRALKRADSARVPIMALTANAFRDDVDRALKSGMNDVVTKPLDVRLLLDKLRACSNEAGLSGDGEEN, encoded by the coding sequence ATGAGAGCGAAGAAGTTGCACGGCGGAGTGCACCCTGCCATCTATGCGATCATCGGCATTGTGGCAGCTGTTGTGCTGGCCGGCGGCTATATGCTCTACCAACAAAGTATTACCCAGGCGGTGGACGGCACCACAACTTCGTTTATGGAACAAATTGCCGATCATGATGCGCAGGGCATTCACAATCAAATGGCGAGCAAGTGGGACTACCTCGATTCGATGGCCGAACGCATCCGTCTCACGCGCGAGGGCGAGTTGGAGGATCTTTCGTATCAGCTGGGAGTTGAGGCGCAGGCATCCACCTTCGATCGCATTTATGCCGTGGCCGACGACGGTTGCCTTTACGATAACACCTACCTTGTAACCAATCTCGACGACATGGAATGGGCCGACGCCTACTATGAGGCCCAAGATCGTTTTGTGCTTCGCTATCAGCTTGAGGAGCGCGAAAAATGGGGCGAGTACCTGGTGTATGGCGTAAAGTTGGCGCAGCCAGTCACCTTTGGCAACGAGCGTATCGAAAGTCTTGTTGGCCTTGTTCCCGTGGCCGACATCGAAGAAAATATGCGGTTTGAAAGTTTTGACGGCCAGGGTTTGGCCATTGTTATTCAGAATACAGGCGACATAGTGACGGCGAGTCGTTACTACGGAGGGCCCGACGGACGCGACTACTTTGCGGAATTGGAAAATGCGACATTCTTAGAGGGTTCGTTCGAGGAATGTCGCGATGCTATCGCACAAGGTGAAAACGCCTATGCGGAATATCGGGCAGATGGTGTGCGTTACTACGCCACAATGGTTCCCATACAGGATAGTACCTGGTATCTGGTTGTGAAGGTGAACGCATCGGTGACAGCCGATCAGGTGAGTTCGCTCATGGCCCGTTCGCTGCTGTTCTTCGGTTTGCTGGCTCTTTTGTTGGCAGGCATTCTGTTTGCCATCTTCCGCGCCGTGCGCGATGCGCGTGTGGCCCGGGAATCGGAGAAGGCGAAATCGACGTTTTTGGCCAATATGAGCCACGAAATCCGCACGCCGCTTAACGGCATTGTTGGATTGCACTACCTCATGCGGCAGAATCTCGATGATCCGACCAAGCTTTCGGAGTATCTCAATCAAGCTAACGTGTCTTCGGAGTACTTGAAGAGCGTTATAACCGATGTGCTGGACATGTCGAAAATTGAAAGTGGTCAGATGGAGCTGTACGCTCAGCCCTTCGACCTTGAAGCTATGTTGAGCGATATTGAAACGCTTATAGACTTGCAGGCCAAAGAGTACAAGTTGAATTTCTCTATCGAGCGTGAAGAGATAACGGCATCATACGTCGAAGGCGACGAGATGCGCATCAAACAGATTATCGTGAACTTGTTGGGGAATGCGCTGAAGTTCACGCCTGAGGGTGGACGGGTTACGCTTGGCGTAAACCAAAAGGTGATCAACGGTACGGCGGTTACGACGTTTGTGGTGTCAGACACGGGATGCGGCATGAGTCCGGACTTTCTTGAGCGTATTTGGGAGCCGTTTGAGCAGGAGCGACGGGTGGCTTCGCAAAACGGTACAGGCTTGGGTACCGCGCTTTCCAAGGTGCTTGTGGACAAGATGGAAGGCACCATTGAGGTGGAAAGCGAGCAGGACAAAGGCACAACATTCACTGTGGTGCTGCCGCTGCCGGTATCTCATACCGAGATAGCAAGTGCTGCGGCATCTTCGGAAGGCGAAGAGACGCTTGTAGGCAAGCGGGTGCTCGTGGCTGAGGATAACGGCGTGAATCGCATGATCATCGTTGACATTCTTGAGGATGAGGGCTGCATCGTGACGGCGGCCAGCGATGGCGCAGAAGCGGTTGAGGCGTTTGCTGCCAGCGAAGAGGGAACCTTTGACGTGGTACTTATGGACTTGCAAATGCCTCACATGGACGGTTATCAGGCCGCTGCGACCATTCGCGCACTTAAGCGTGCCGACAGTGCGCGCGTGCCTATTATGGCGTTGACAGCAAACGCATTTCGCGATGATGTGGACCGTGCGTTGAAGAGTGGGATGAACGACGTGGTTACAAAGCCGCTTGACGTGCGGCTTCTGCTCGATAAACTGCGGGCATGCAGTAACGAGGCCGGATTATCCGGTGATGGGGAGGAAAACTGA
- a CDS encoding Hpt domain-containing protein, with protein sequence MDVRDLYTTIGVDFDDVLALLRKEDRVKTYLVQTMEEPAFAELDRAMASRDYDSAFRAAHTIKGMGMNLMLEPMTAAAVDLVECLRNGVVPEDEDTAAMLYTRLKEQCDLLASLVRELS encoded by the coding sequence GTGGACGTTCGAGACCTTTATACAACCATTGGCGTTGATTTCGACGATGTGCTCGCGCTGTTGCGCAAGGAAGATCGCGTCAAAACCTACCTTGTCCAGACAATGGAGGAACCTGCGTTTGCCGAGCTTGACCGCGCCATGGCATCTCGTGACTATGACAGTGCGTTTCGCGCGGCGCATACCATCAAGGGTATGGGCATGAACCTTATGCTTGAACCCATGACCGCAGCGGCGGTGGATTTGGTCGAATGTTTGCGCAACGGCGTCGTTCCCGAGGACGAGGATACGGCGGCGATGCTCTATACGCGTCTTAAAGAACAGTGCGATCTTTTGGCCTCGCTCGTGAGAGAACTCTCATGA
- a CDS encoding 4Fe-4S binding protein: MKTRNKTIRILVATGVLVLAVVAAHMGGAAAIGTLCVLCPVGFAQIAVAAQSVPWGFLPGVIAVLVIVFLLGRAFCSWVCPSQLLKNIFGGHTPRGIFGRSGQEVSVPSTTEGCAGGCATCAEANVSLKTQGIVLAVLLVVSFIVRFPVFCLLCPIGLVFGTLWALNRVFVLLQPGWELIIFPLMLVAELFLFKRWCSSICPLGFFFGLIGKARAKLGFGVRPQANCATCLSQEGCRTCSTVCPEGIDVAHPGTATLESCTFCLDCVENCPTKSISLKVRTSDETLAGAPADTLEEDGATAGK; encoded by the coding sequence ATGAAAACGCGTAATAAGACCATCCGTATCCTTGTGGCCACCGGCGTGCTTGTCCTGGCCGTTGTCGCTGCTCATATGGGTGGGGCCGCGGCCATCGGCACACTGTGCGTGCTCTGTCCGGTAGGGTTTGCCCAAATAGCCGTTGCCGCTCAAAGCGTTCCGTGGGGATTTCTGCCGGGCGTTATCGCCGTGCTTGTCATTGTATTTTTACTTGGCCGGGCGTTTTGTTCCTGGGTGTGTCCCTCGCAGCTTCTGAAAAATATCTTCGGCGGTCACACGCCTCGCGGCATTTTCGGGCGCAGCGGGCAAGAGGTTTCCGTCCCGTCCACCACAGAGGGGTGTGCAGGAGGTTGTGCGACCTGTGCCGAAGCGAACGTGAGTTTGAAGACGCAGGGTATCGTGCTCGCGGTACTGTTGGTGGTGTCCTTCATCGTGCGCTTCCCGGTATTTTGCTTGTTGTGTCCCATCGGGCTGGTATTCGGAACACTGTGGGCGCTCAATCGTGTGTTTGTGCTTTTGCAGCCAGGCTGGGAGCTTATCATCTTCCCGCTTATGCTTGTGGCGGAGCTCTTCCTGTTCAAACGCTGGTGTTCGTCCATCTGTCCGCTGGGGTTCTTCTTCGGGCTCATCGGTAAGGCGCGCGCGAAGTTGGGCTTCGGCGTACGTCCGCAGGCGAACTGCGCCACCTGTCTTTCGCAGGAAGGATGTCGTACGTGTTCGACGGTGTGTCCCGAGGGTATCGATGTGGCTCATCCCGGTACGGCGACGCTTGAATCATGCACGTTCTGCCTTGACTGCGTGGAGAACTGTCCGACTAAGTCCATCTCGCTGAAAGTGCGTACTTCGGATGAAACGCTGGCAGGGGCACCCGCCGATACGTTGGAAGAGGATGGGGCGACTGCGGGAAAGTAG
- a CDS encoding 4Fe-4S dicluster domain-containing protein, which translates to MTRNIIAIDLDSCIGCHSCAVVCKQENNVGLGTYYNKVLTVGPSGTYPDLEMYYLPVACQHCDNPQCVSVCPTGASYRREDGVVLVDHSKCIGCQYCVMACPYGVRTYDTDKDKGVIEKCTMCAHLIDKGEKPACVRHCPGQARLFGDLDDPESDVAKMVAKKKTYKLKDVGNHPGVSYGLDKCTWKGDE; encoded by the coding sequence ATGACCCGCAATATTATTGCTATCGACCTAGATAGCTGCATCGGTTGTCACTCCTGTGCCGTGGTGTGCAAGCAGGAAAACAACGTTGGTTTGGGTACCTATTACAACAAGGTGCTTACCGTAGGACCGTCGGGCACGTACCCCGACCTGGAGATGTACTACTTGCCCGTGGCATGCCAGCACTGCGACAACCCGCAATGCGTCAGCGTGTGCCCGACCGGCGCCAGCTATCGACGCGAAGACGGCGTGGTGCTTGTTGACCACTCCAAGTGCATTGGCTGCCAGTATTGCGTTATGGCCTGCCCCTACGGCGTGCGTACCTACGACACCGACAAGGACAAGGGCGTTATCGAGAAGTGCACGATGTGTGCACACCTCATCGACAAGGGCGAGAAGCCAGCGTGCGTGAGGCATTGCCCCGGTCAGGCGCGTCTGTTCGGCGACCTGGATGATCCCGAGTCCGATGTGGCGAAGATGGTTGCCAAGAAGAAGACGTACAAGCTCAAGGACGTGGGGAACCACCCCGGTGTTTCCTACGGCCTGGATAAATGCACGTGGAAAGGGGATGAGTAA
- a CDS encoding DmsC/YnfH family molybdoenzyme membrane anchor subunit: MEVQWPLLIFSVLLGVTSGSFVFLGVGELKGKFKDVRFIGALIALICLAVGGCVSVLHMGHPERATHLLGNLGSGLSKELFIVAIMGIVALVYVILSRKDYPGVTKVFGVLGGIIGIVLPIVAGASYLVAARPAWDSVALPLMFLGGGLAMGMLLMCGLVLLKGNAAEEGGFALKLALAGVIIMVVTSLAYVVWIAIAPYQEASRSIERLISGDLAVAFWVGVVLVGLVAPVVLTVLACVKATKGEGNTGVANPKSLATWMFVALACSAVGAVVLRVIMYSVGTSVEQFIYR, from the coding sequence ATGGAAGTTCAGTGGCCCCTTTTGATCTTTAGTGTTCTTCTCGGTGTGACTTCAGGTTCGTTCGTGTTTTTGGGCGTGGGCGAGCTGAAGGGTAAGTTCAAGGATGTGCGTTTCATCGGTGCGCTCATCGCGCTCATCTGCTTGGCGGTGGGTGGCTGCGTGTCGGTGCTGCACATGGGACATCCAGAGCGTGCGACGCATCTTTTGGGCAACCTGGGTTCAGGGCTTTCCAAAGAACTCTTTATTGTTGCCATCATGGGTATCGTGGCGCTGGTGTATGTGATCTTGTCGCGCAAGGATTATCCCGGCGTGACCAAGGTGTTCGGCGTGCTGGGTGGCATCATCGGTATCGTGCTGCCCATCGTAGCGGGCGCGAGCTATCTTGTCGCCGCACGTCCTGCGTGGGATAGCGTGGCTCTTCCGCTCATGTTCTTGGGCGGCGGCCTGGCTATGGGCATGCTGCTCATGTGCGGTCTCGTGTTGCTGAAGGGCAATGCGGCCGAAGAGGGCGGCTTTGCGCTCAAGCTTGCGCTGGCGGGTGTCATCATCATGGTGGTGACTTCTCTGGCCTACGTGGTGTGGATTGCGATTGCTCCTTATCAGGAGGCATCGCGTTCCATCGAGCGCCTTATCTCGGGCGATCTGGCCGTCGCATTCTGGGTTGGCGTCGTGCTGGTGGGGCTTGTCGCCCCGGTGGTGCTGACCGTCCTTGCCTGCGTGAAGGCGACGAAAGGCGAAGGCAACACAGGTGTGGCCAATCCGAAGAGCCTGGCCACGTGGATGTTCGTGGCGTTGGCGTGCTCGGCTGTGGGCGCGGTGGTTCTGCGCGTCATCATGTACAGCGTGGGCACCAGTGTGGAGCAGTTCATCTATAGGTAG